The Desmodus rotundus isolate HL8 chromosome 3, HLdesRot8A.1, whole genome shotgun sequence genome includes a region encoding these proteins:
- the NEUROD4 gene encoding neurogenic differentiation factor 4 has translation MAKTYVKPKEMTELVNIPSWMDKSLGSQNEMKEEERKPTAYGVLGSLAEEHDSIEEEEEEEEDGEKPKRRGPKKKKMTKARLERFRARRVKANARERTRMHGLNDALDNLRRVMPCYSKTQKLSKIETLRLARNYIWALSEVLETGQTPEGKGFVEMLCKGLSQPTSNLVAGCLQLGPQSALLEKHEEKSAVCDSAISVHNFSYQSPGLPSPPYGHMETHLINLKPPIFKTLGESSFGNHPPDCTTPPYEGPLTPPLSISGNFSLKQDGSPDLDKSYSFMPHYPSASLSSGHVHSTPFQAGTPRYDVPIDMSYDSYPHHGIGAQLNTIFTD, from the coding sequence ATGGCGAAAACTTATGTGAAACCCAAGGAGATGACAGAGTTGGTCAACATACCCTCCTGGATGGACAAAAGTCTGGGTTCCCAGAATgagatgaaggaggaggagagaaaaccaACTGCTTATGGGGTGCTTGGCAGCTTAGCTGAAGAGCATGACAGCattgaggaagaagaagaggaggaagaggatggggagaaacCTAAGAGAAGGGgtcccaagaaaaagaagatgacaaAAGCTCGCCTGGAGAGGTTCAGGGCTCGAAGAGTCAAGGCCAATGCTAGAGAACGGACCCGGATGCATGGCCTGAATGATGCCCTGGACAACCTGAGGAGAGTCATGCCCTGTTACTCTAAAACCCAAAAGCTCTCCAAGATAGAGACTCTTAGACTGGCCAGGAACTATATTTGGGCTTTGTCTGAAGTCCTGGAAACTGGCCAGACACCTGAAGGGAAGGGTTTTGTAGAGATGCTCTGTAAAGGGCTCTCTCAGCCCACCAGCAATTTGGTGGCTGGATGCCTCCAACTGGGCCCACAGTCTGCCCTCCTGGAGAAACATGAGGAGAAGTCTGCCGTTTGTGACTCTGCCATCTCTGTCCACAACTTCAGCTATCAGTctcctgggctccccagccctccTTATGGCCATATGGAAACACACCTTATTAATCTGAAACCCCCAATATTCAAGACTTTGGGAGAATCATCCTTTGGGAATCATCCACCTGACTGCACTACACCACCTTATGAGGGCCCTCTTACTCCACCCCTGAGCATCAGTGGGAACTTCTCCTTGAAGCAAGATGGCTCTCCTGACCTGGATAAGTCCTATAGCTTCATGCCACATTACCCCTCTGCAAGTCTAAGCTCAGGGCATGTGCACTCAACTCCCTTTCAGGCTGGTACCCCTCGCTATGATGTTCCCATAGATATGTCCTATGATTCCTACCCCCACCATGGCATTGGGGCTCAACTCAATACAATCTTCACTGATTAG